The Lycium barbarum isolate Lr01 chromosome 11, ASM1917538v2, whole genome shotgun sequence genome contains the following window.
TCCTTTCCCAGGAAGCGTATGTCTTTATCTCGTGAAGAATGTTATACAAATGATATTTAGACACTATAAATATCTAAATTTGAGTTCCTTGATCTACTATGTCATTTTTAACTCACATCTGGCTCACTAAGTAGACTAGGTGAACGTTTTTCACCTTAATGACCTTATGCCATTATTTATGCGACATTCATGATTTTAAGTTGATTTCTCTCAAATTATCCATTTGATAATTGTTCTTAAAATCCAGTCTCATCTCCACTTATTACTAAGATAAGCGTAGTTACCTGTGTGATAAGGTCAACCTCTTGTCTACTCAAcatacttaattttttttaaataaataatgaatgCACATAACATTCAacaattaaaatatgtatttatgTAAATCAAATTTATTGATAATTAAAGAACATCAGTCTTGTGAACACGGgaaaataaagaacaaaaatGAAGTATCTTAAAATCTACGCAAGCCTTGAGACCTAGTGTGTCTCATAAATGCATCTCTAGACAAAGGCTTGGTCAATGGATCTGCTAACATATCTTTTGTAGACACATACTTCACGTTCACCACCTTGCGTCTAACCATATCTCGTGCATAGTTATATTTGATATCTATGTGTTTGGTTTTGCAATGAAACTTAGGATCCTTGGTAGAGGAAATTGCAGCCTCACCGTCACAGTAGATTAACACTGGTTTAGCATTTTCTACGATATCCAACAAGTGTTTCAAGAACTTTTTCAACCAAACAACTTCTTGTACTGCTGATGCGAGATCCATATATTCGGCTTCCATTGTAGATAGTGATATACATGATTGTTTCTTACTACTCCATGACATGGCGCCATCACTGAGTAAGAAAACATATCCTGAGGTAGACTTCCTCTCATCTAGATCTCCTCCATGATTAGCATCATTGTATCCAACTAATCGCAGATCTTTGTCGCCTTGGTAACA
Protein-coding sequences here:
- the LOC132620144 gene encoding secreted RxLR effector protein 161-like; this translates as MSRVPYRSAVGSLMYAMVCTRPDICQPVGLVIKYQTDPGLTHWQEVKRIMRYLKGTANYALCYQGDKDLRLVGYNDANHGGDLDERKSTSGYVFLLSDGAMSWSSKKQSCISLSTMEAEYMDLASAVQEVVWLKKFLKHLLDIVENAKPVLIYCDGEAAISSTKDPKFHCKTKHIDIKYNYARDMVRRKVVNVKYVSTKDMLADPLTKPLSRDAFMRHTRSQGLRRF